One Amycolatopsis sp. NBC_00355 genomic window carries:
- a CDS encoding DUF2975 domain-containing protein — MLTERRAVAALRVFLVVLFAVLVVFQTLSLPGGIAYTTSQNPHDAPLRWPLTAIAVFLVLCVEVVVVATWKLLTLVKKDRIFTSAALKWVDAIVWAVAAAWVVFVGMLIFVGFNADDPGMPMLLFLVTVGITVIGLLMVVMRALLRQATTLRTDMEAVI, encoded by the coding sequence ATGCTCACCGAAAGACGCGCTGTCGCCGCGCTCCGGGTGTTCCTCGTCGTGCTGTTCGCCGTCCTCGTGGTGTTCCAGACGCTCTCGTTGCCCGGCGGGATCGCGTACACGACGTCGCAGAACCCGCACGACGCGCCGCTGCGGTGGCCGCTGACCGCGATCGCGGTGTTCCTGGTGCTGTGCGTCGAGGTCGTCGTCGTCGCGACCTGGAAGCTGCTGACCCTGGTCAAGAAGGACCGGATCTTCACCAGCGCGGCGCTGAAGTGGGTCGACGCCATCGTCTGGGCCGTGGCCGCCGCGTGGGTGGTCTTCGTCGGCATGCTGATCTTCGTCGGCTTCAACGCGGACGATCCGGGGATGCCGATGCTGCTGTTCCTGGTGACCGTCGGGATCACCGTGATCGGCCTGCTGATGGTGGTCATGCGCGCACTGCTGCGCCAGGCCACTACGCTGCGGACCGACATGGAAGCGGTCATCTGA
- a CDS encoding GNAT family N-acetyltransferase, translated as METALSTDRLVIRDWTVDDAEAAFEIYGAEDVTHWLTPAMDRVSDVGAMRAVLNAWQEAQPNLWPPRGRWAVERKEDGAVIGGLGIRLLPPFEEDLELSWQLSPGAWGQGYASEASQALIQWAFTQDTDELFAVARPNNTRAIAVAKRLGMQWVGETDKYYNLRLQVYRIRHTDLID; from the coding sequence ATGGAAACTGCGCTGAGCACCGACCGGCTCGTGATCCGGGACTGGACGGTGGACGACGCCGAGGCCGCGTTCGAGATCTACGGCGCGGAAGACGTCACGCACTGGCTGACGCCGGCCATGGACCGCGTCAGCGATGTCGGCGCCATGCGTGCCGTCCTGAACGCGTGGCAGGAGGCGCAGCCCAACCTCTGGCCGCCGCGCGGGCGCTGGGCCGTGGAGCGCAAGGAGGACGGCGCCGTGATCGGCGGCCTCGGCATCCGGCTGCTGCCGCCGTTCGAAGAGGACCTCGAGCTGAGCTGGCAGCTCAGCCCCGGCGCCTGGGGCCAGGGGTACGCGTCGGAGGCGTCACAGGCCCTCATCCAGTGGGCGTTCACGCAGGACACCGACGAGCTGTTCGCGGTCGCCCGGCCGAACAACACGCGCGCGATCGCCGTCGCCAAGCGCCTTGGCATGCAGTGGGTCGGCGAGACCGACAAGTACTACAACCTGCGGCTGCAGGTGTACCGGATCCGGCACACCGACCTCATCGACTGA
- a CDS encoding nitroreductase family deazaflavin-dependent oxidoreductase — MRGVFAGFGKSKAFAVVGRALMPADRVLLRISGGRVGVGTAVGLRTLLLTTLGRRSGEPRQVPLLYVERAGGYVVIGSNWGGEAHPAWSANLLAQPRATVKIGGRTAEVTARLLTGDERQEMWDAVAEYWPAYDRYAVRAEHREIRVFLLEPVSR, encoded by the coding sequence TTGCGGGGTGTGTTCGCGGGGTTCGGCAAGAGCAAGGCGTTCGCGGTGGTCGGGCGGGCGCTGATGCCGGCCGACCGGGTGCTGCTGCGGATCAGCGGCGGCCGGGTCGGCGTCGGCACCGCGGTCGGGCTGCGGACGCTGCTGCTCACCACGCTCGGGCGCCGCAGCGGCGAACCGCGTCAGGTGCCGCTGCTCTACGTCGAGCGCGCCGGCGGGTACGTCGTCATCGGCTCGAACTGGGGCGGCGAGGCGCACCCGGCGTGGTCGGCGAACCTCCTGGCCCAGCCCCGGGCGACGGTCAAGATCGGCGGCCGGACGGCCGAGGTCACCGCGCGGCTGCTGACCGGGGACGAGCGTCAGGAGATGTGGGACGCCGTCGCGGAGTACTGGCCCGCGTACGACCGGTACGCCGTGCGGGCCGAGCACCGCGAGATCCGCGTCTTCCTGCTGGAGCCGGTCAGTCGATGA
- a CDS encoding glycosyl hydrolase family 28-related protein, translating to MARRTFGAVLVAVLTLFSVAAPASAATDRPVVTRAALDPALVAGRGAAVGFAEQEAENARTDGAVIGPDRSAYTLPAEASGRRAVKLTAGQHVEFTLPAAANAITVRYSIPDAPHGGGITAPLDVTVNGGHRQPMTLTSQYAWLYNQYPFTNDPDADLLHPDWWITECACVPVATTPSPVVTKPFRPNHFYDEQRLLLGQTYRAGDRVRLTVPAGTPAAWTVVDLLDSELVAPPRVDLIAANVLFFGADPTGRRDSADAIDRAITFARRAHLKVYLPPGTYQVNRHIIVDDVTIEGAGNWYTIVKGHEVKLDTPAPDGSVHTGVGFYGRDAAAGGSHHVHLAGFAIVGDVRERIDTDQVNAIGGALSDSTVDGLYLHHTKVGLWFDGPMKNTRITDNVIADQIADGLNFHTGVTDSLVANNFVRNTGDDGLAMWSEKIENARNTFSHNTVQTPVLANGIALYGGTDTTVSANLVADPIREGSAIQVGSRFGAEAFTGYVRITDNTTVRAGTFELNWKIGLGAIWFYALEKNIDADIQVTGDHFLDNTYNAIMLVSDFPVKDLYSINGLKFADLRVDGAGTSVLSARAAGSASFRNVGARNVGAVGVNNCGSFDFPPTGSEFSLTDLGGNSSWLAPWLLPNTITCDDRPPVVPPPAPAAW from the coding sequence ATGGCGCGACGCACCTTCGGAGCCGTGCTGGTCGCGGTCCTCACCCTGTTTTCCGTGGCCGCTCCGGCGTCGGCGGCCACCGACCGGCCGGTGGTGACGCGCGCCGCGCTCGATCCCGCGCTGGTCGCGGGGCGCGGCGCCGCAGTCGGCTTCGCCGAGCAGGAAGCGGAGAACGCCCGCACCGACGGTGCCGTGATCGGCCCGGACCGCTCGGCCTACACGCTGCCCGCCGAGGCGTCCGGCCGTCGCGCCGTGAAACTCACCGCGGGCCAGCACGTCGAGTTCACGCTGCCCGCGGCGGCCAACGCGATCACCGTCCGCTACAGCATCCCGGACGCGCCGCACGGCGGCGGGATCACCGCGCCGCTGGACGTCACCGTCAACGGCGGCCACCGGCAGCCGATGACGCTGACCTCGCAGTACGCGTGGCTGTACAACCAGTACCCGTTCACGAACGACCCGGACGCGGACCTGCTGCACCCGGACTGGTGGATCACCGAGTGCGCGTGCGTGCCCGTGGCGACCACCCCATCGCCGGTCGTCACGAAACCCTTCCGCCCCAACCACTTCTACGACGAACAGCGCCTGCTGCTCGGCCAGACCTACCGGGCGGGGGACCGGGTCCGGCTCACCGTCCCGGCCGGGACGCCCGCCGCGTGGACGGTCGTCGACCTGCTCGACTCCGAGCTCGTCGCGCCACCGCGCGTCGACCTGATCGCGGCCAACGTCCTGTTCTTCGGCGCCGACCCGACCGGCAGGCGTGACTCGGCCGACGCGATCGACCGCGCGATCACCTTCGCCCGCCGGGCGCACCTCAAGGTCTACCTGCCGCCCGGCACCTACCAGGTCAACCGGCACATCATCGTCGACGACGTCACGATCGAAGGCGCCGGCAACTGGTACACGATCGTCAAGGGCCACGAGGTCAAGCTGGACACGCCCGCGCCGGACGGCTCGGTGCACACCGGCGTCGGCTTCTACGGCCGTGACGCCGCCGCCGGCGGCAGTCACCACGTCCACCTCGCCGGCTTCGCGATCGTCGGCGACGTCCGGGAGCGGATCGACACCGACCAGGTCAACGCCATCGGCGGCGCGCTCAGCGACTCCACTGTGGACGGTCTCTACCTGCACCACACCAAGGTCGGCCTGTGGTTCGACGGTCCGATGAAGAACACGCGCATCACGGACAACGTCATCGCCGACCAGATCGCCGACGGCCTGAACTTCCACACCGGCGTCACGGACTCGTTGGTGGCGAACAACTTCGTGCGCAACACCGGCGACGACGGCCTCGCGATGTGGTCGGAGAAGATCGAGAACGCGCGCAACACGTTCAGCCACAACACCGTCCAGACGCCGGTGCTGGCCAACGGGATCGCGCTCTACGGCGGCACCGACACGACCGTCTCGGCCAACCTGGTCGCCGACCCGATCCGCGAGGGCAGCGCGATCCAGGTCGGCTCGCGCTTCGGCGCCGAGGCGTTCACCGGGTACGTGCGGATCACGGACAACACGACCGTCCGGGCCGGGACCTTCGAGCTGAACTGGAAGATCGGGCTCGGCGCGATCTGGTTCTACGCCCTGGAGAAGAACATCGACGCCGACATCCAGGTTACCGGCGACCACTTCCTCGACAACACCTACAACGCGATCATGCTGGTCAGCGACTTCCCGGTGAAGGACCTGTATTCGATCAACGGCCTGAAGTTCGCGGACCTGCGCGTCGACGGCGCCGGGACGTCGGTGCTGAGCGCCCGCGCGGCCGGCTCGGCGTCGTTCCGGAACGTCGGCGCCCGCAACGTCGGCGCGGTCGGCGTCAACAACTGCGGGTCGTTCGACTTCCCGCCGACGGGCTCGGAGTTCTCGCTGACCGACCTCGGCGGCAATTCGAGCTGGCTTGCCCCGTGGCTCCTCCCGAACACGATCACCTGCGACGACCGGCCCCCGGTGGTCCCGCCACCCGCCCCCGCCGCTTGGTGA
- a CDS encoding PucR family transcriptional regulator — translation MGIEALARPVPREHRELVREMLGRLPEFADRLARLLSTEDEFYRQVDHVAPAELRKVCHANLERALTALADGHGLALDAARKTGLVQARQGIPLPAVLRAFRIGGTFVYEALLELAGPEFLNSTRTIEINSYVWKAIDLYSDALTTAYDEVAAEPSHANARRLDDLLRGRLAGQSEMEAAARELGLPTAGMFVAVVTERVEPDGQDGQDTVEALMRARRWRSAWRPGGEAGLVAIDRIEDLRRLREVLGSLPVAAGLSRPFAGFPDVPDALHRARIARRSLPSATAGVVVFGDSPVTTLVAAAPGMARDVVRSALSGVLTLSGAERKVLLDTLLAWFAGHGSAKEAADRLFVHPNTVRYRLRRVQELTKRDLTDPVDIGELYVALESVRLDPEPS, via the coding sequence ATGGGCATCGAAGCTCTGGCCAGGCCGGTACCTCGCGAACACCGTGAGCTGGTGCGCGAGATGCTGGGCAGGCTGCCGGAGTTCGCCGATCGCCTCGCCCGGCTGCTCAGCACGGAAGACGAGTTCTACCGCCAGGTCGACCACGTCGCGCCGGCCGAGCTGCGCAAGGTCTGCCACGCCAACCTCGAACGCGCGCTGACGGCGCTGGCCGACGGCCACGGCCTCGCGCTCGACGCGGCCCGCAAGACCGGGCTCGTCCAAGCGCGGCAAGGGATTCCGCTGCCGGCCGTGCTGCGCGCGTTCCGGATCGGCGGCACGTTCGTCTACGAGGCGCTGCTGGAGCTGGCCGGCCCCGAGTTCCTCAACTCCACCCGGACGATCGAGATCAACTCCTACGTCTGGAAGGCGATCGACCTCTACTCGGACGCGCTGACCACGGCGTACGACGAGGTCGCGGCCGAGCCGTCGCACGCGAACGCGCGCCGGCTGGACGACCTGCTGCGCGGGCGCCTGGCCGGCCAGTCCGAAATGGAGGCCGCGGCCCGCGAGCTGGGGCTGCCGACCGCGGGCATGTTCGTCGCCGTCGTCACCGAACGAGTCGAACCGGATGGACAGGACGGACAGGACACGGTCGAGGCCTTGATGCGGGCGCGGCGCTGGCGGTCGGCGTGGCGCCCCGGTGGCGAAGCGGGCCTGGTCGCGATCGACCGGATCGAAGACCTCCGGCGGCTGCGGGAAGTGCTGGGTTCACTGCCGGTCGCGGCCGGGCTGAGCCGGCCGTTCGCCGGGTTCCCGGACGTCCCGGACGCGCTGCACCGGGCCCGGATCGCGCGCCGCTCGCTGCCGTCGGCAACCGCCGGCGTGGTCGTGTTCGGCGACTCACCGGTGACGACCCTGGTCGCGGCCGCGCCGGGGATGGCCCGCGACGTCGTGCGGTCGGCGTTGTCGGGGGTTCTCACGCTGTCGGGCGCCGAGCGCAAGGTGCTGCTCGACACGCTGCTCGCGTGGTTCGCCGGCCACGGCTCGGCGAAGGAGGCGGCGGACCGGCTGTTCGTGCACCCCAACACCGTCCGCTACCGCCTGCGCCGCGTGCAGGAACTGACCAAGCGCGACCTGACCGACCCGGTCGACATCGGCGAGCTGTACGTCGCGTTGGAGTCCGTTCGGCTTGATCCGGAGCCATCGTAG
- a CDS encoding MarR family winged helix-turn-helix transcriptional regulator, with amino-acid sequence MGRDADGPRWLTPSEKDAWTGLISLILLLPGKLEAPLQQEAGVTLFEYLTLSQMSEAPDRRLRMSELAYLANGSLSRLSNVVKRFEQRGWVERSPDPEDGRYTLAALTDAGYAVVVAAAPAHVAAVRQLVLDPLTAADQQALAHIAEKLRVRPVDLA; translated from the coding sequence ATGGGACGCGACGCGGACGGGCCTCGCTGGCTGACGCCGTCCGAAAAGGACGCCTGGACCGGGCTGATCTCGCTGATTCTGTTGCTGCCGGGCAAGCTGGAGGCGCCGCTGCAGCAGGAAGCCGGCGTCACGCTCTTCGAATACCTGACGCTCAGCCAGATGTCGGAGGCGCCGGACCGGCGCCTGCGGATGAGCGAACTCGCCTACCTCGCCAACGGTTCGCTCTCGCGACTGTCCAACGTGGTCAAGCGGTTCGAGCAGCGTGGCTGGGTCGAGCGCTCACCCGACCCCGAGGACGGCCGCTACACCCTCGCCGCGCTCACCGACGCCGGTTACGCGGTGGTCGTCGCCGCGGCGCCGGCGCACGTGGCCGCCGTGCGGCAGCTCGTGCTCGACCCGCTCACCGCGGCCGATCAGCAGGCGCTGGCCCATATCGCCGAAAAGCTGCGGGTGCGGCCGGTCGATCTCGCCTAG
- a CDS encoding helix-turn-helix domain-containing protein: MAIVVRIDVELAKRKLSVGEFAEKVGLTPANVAVLKNGRAKAVRFSTLEAMCRVLECQPGDLLEWVDD, encoded by the coding sequence ATGGCGATCGTCGTGCGCATCGACGTCGAACTGGCCAAGCGCAAGCTGAGCGTCGGGGAGTTCGCCGAGAAGGTCGGGCTGACGCCCGCCAACGTCGCCGTCCTCAAGAACGGCCGAGCCAAGGCCGTGCGGTTCAGCACCCTGGAAGCCATGTGCCGGGTCCTCGAATGCCAGCCCGGCGACCTGCTGGAGTGGGTCGACGACTAG
- a CDS encoding class I SAM-dependent methyltransferase — translation MTRPESAAEVFDALGKDYEHAFRTATAQRDAITALIASLPPQAKVLDLGSGTGRPTAELLAEAGHDVTGYDVAPKMVEIARAQVPEARFELGDQRELTFEDGSWDAVTTFFSLLQLTRAEQETVIGRLAAWVKPGGLVLLATVPADVDGLDIVFMGHPVRASSFTPEALAGLLRAAGLEIVREEQAEFVPDHPGATPEPHVYLTARRPS, via the coding sequence ATGACTCGTCCCGAATCCGCCGCCGAAGTCTTCGACGCGCTCGGCAAGGACTACGAACACGCCTTCCGCACCGCGACCGCCCAGCGGGACGCGATCACGGCGTTGATCGCATCACTGCCTCCGCAGGCGAAGGTGCTCGACCTCGGGTCGGGCACCGGGCGCCCGACCGCCGAACTGCTGGCCGAGGCGGGCCACGACGTCACCGGCTACGACGTCGCGCCGAAGATGGTGGAGATCGCGCGCGCCCAGGTGCCCGAGGCCCGGTTCGAGCTCGGCGACCAGCGCGAGCTGACCTTCGAGGACGGTTCCTGGGACGCGGTCACGACGTTCTTCTCGCTGCTGCAGCTGACGCGCGCGGAGCAGGAGACCGTGATCGGCCGGCTGGCGGCGTGGGTGAAGCCGGGCGGCCTGGTGCTGCTGGCCACGGTGCCGGCCGATGTGGACGGGCTCGACATCGTCTTCATGGGACACCCGGTGCGCGCGAGCAGTTTCACCCCCGAGGCGCTGGCCGGGCTGCTGCGCGCGGCCGGGCTCGAGATCGTCCGCGAGGAGCAGGCGGAGTTCGTCCCGGACCACCCCGGCGCCACCCCCGAGCCGCACGTCTACCTCACCGCGCGGCGCCCTTCGTGA